A region of Streptomyces deccanensis DNA encodes the following proteins:
- a CDS encoding TetR/AcrR family transcriptional regulator, translating into MPDALHQPVRRDVARNRARLLSAASRLFSVRTDVTLTDVAREADVGVGTVYRHFPTLDDLIDALGSERLGEAVQIARTAAADPDGWRGLTRFLEESLALQAQNGWLRALVKTGECENEQMDQAREDIAPLIEQMTARARAQGSLRPDVEACDITLVQLALLAVLDATRDTSPDRYRQHLAFLLAGIRADGPGVRSTL; encoded by the coding sequence ATGCCTGATGCGCTCCACCAGCCGGTCCGACGAGATGTGGCCCGCAACCGCGCCCGCCTGCTGAGCGCGGCCAGCCGGCTCTTCAGCGTGCGGACCGACGTCACGCTGACCGACGTCGCCCGCGAGGCCGACGTCGGCGTCGGCACGGTCTACCGGCACTTCCCCACCCTGGATGACCTGATCGACGCCCTGGGCAGCGAGCGGCTGGGCGAGGCCGTCCAGATTGCGCGCACCGCAGCCGCCGACCCCGACGGATGGCGGGGCCTGACACGGTTCCTGGAGGAGTCGCTGGCCCTGCAGGCGCAGAACGGCTGGCTGCGCGCCCTGGTCAAGACCGGCGAGTGCGAGAACGAGCAGATGGACCAGGCGCGCGAGGACATCGCCCCCCTGATCGAGCAGATGACGGCCAGGGCACGGGCTCAGGGCAGCCTGCGGCCCGACGTCGAAGCCTGCGACATCACCCTCGTCCAGCTCGCCCTGCTGGCCGTGCTGGACGCGACGCGGGACACCTCGCCCGACCGGTACCGCCAGCACCTCGCCTTCCTCCTGGCCGGCATCCGCGCCGACGGACCGGGCGTGCGGTCAACGCTGTGA